In the Sedimentisphaera cyanobacteriorum genome, TTCAGGCTCTCTTTCGCTCAGGCATTCAATATAGATGATTCGGGAATTTTCCGCTTTGACGACCCGATTGGCTCGGTAAACTCACGCCCAATAGGCACGCCATACCAGAACACTTCGTACGCCAAGCAGGTTCGCAATGCCCTGTTTATCTCAGTAGATGTATTCAGGCAGGACTCACCGGATAAGCAGCTCAGTATTCTCTCCGGCTCGGTAACAGCGGATGTAAGCGGGGCTCATTTGAACTGGTTTCAGAATGTTCTTAATGCTGCACAGAACGACAGCACAATAGATCACGTGTTTGTTTTCGGTCATACGCCAATACTTGAGCCTGTGAGAAAGCATGCTTCCAGCGGGATGATGTTCGATAACAGAGAAGATTCAGATTTCTGGGCAGCTATGCGCAGCTCAAGCAAGGTGCGCGCTTATTTTGCCGGCGAGGTGCATACGGAAACCGCCTCTATAGATGCCCAGAGCGGTATCCTTCAAATCGTACATAAGGGCTATCTCAAGGCTGATGTTTATGAAGATAAGGTTGAGTTCACAAACTACAGATTCCAAAACACCGGCGCAGGCTATACTGAAAAGTACTGGAGCAGAAATTCTATAGCCTCTTTCAATAAGGTTGCATCTCCCGAAGTGATGAATGGTTCATTAATTGCCGACTATTCAGGCGTTTATCCGGAATTCAATGATTCAGGTATATTAGAACTGGTCGATCGGAAAGGCCTTGTTGTTCATTACAGCTTTGAAGATGAATTTTCATCACGAATAATAAACCACGGCTCGCTCAAAACAGAATTCTACGGCGGGGTTAAAATGGGCTCAGGCTTCGGCGAAGGAGTTTTGGGGAAAGCGGGAACATTCGACGGTGAAGGATACCTTACTACCAAAAACGGGATATCTCCCATTACCTGCTCTGAAGCAAGAACTGTATCAGCTTGGATTAAAACTGTAAATTCCGAGCAAATGACAATTGCCGGCTGGGGCGGAGCTAAAGGCGGAGTTCAAGGGAAGTTCAATTTTGATTTAGTCAACGGGGAAATCGGGCTTTCCGGAGAAAATTCCCAAACTCGAGCAGCAGGTTCGCCAAACCTTGCAGACGGCAAATGGCATCATGCAGCAGTTGCTTTCCCCGGGCGAAGCGCAGGCAAGGAAAAACTCAAAGACCTTATATTCTTCGTTGACGGCCAGAGGTATCCCGCAGAGTCTAACTCTGATGATCTTCTGGTAACTGATCCGGGATCTAATAGGCTTTACGTAGGCAGAGCTGCAAGAGATCACGGGCCAAATTTCGAAGGCAGTATAGATGATTTTGCGATATGGGGCTCTCAGCTGAGCGATGCAAAGATTAAATCTCTATCGCATGCAGGCGAAAGCGAAACCCTCGGCTACAATGCTTCCCAGATGGAAAAGCTTTTCGATTTGTTCAACAGAAAATCCGGTTCGGTATTTATCAAAGGCAGAAGGTGGCAGTGCGTATCCGGTCTTTCAGGTGCACCGGGCGAACTTGTAACCAGCAGCGGCGAGCCTGCATTCGTTTTCGACCAGCAGGGCAACGGTGTTTTGGGCGAGATTACTGATATGATTACAATCCTCCAGCAGCCTGAAAACACAGCCGGAATTGAGGGCAAAGAGATTTCTCTAAGCGTTTCAGCTTCTGGTGCTGAGCCGATTGAATATCAGTGGTTCCATACGCAAGACAGCACTCCCTCGCAGGATGATACAGCGAAAGGCTCAGGCAGCGCTCTTGAGCTTAGCTTGAATGAACAGACTGAAGGCTATTACTACTGCAAACTTCAAAATCCCGAAGGCACAGCTTACACGAATACAGTAAGCGTGCGGCTGACGCATAAAATGGCTCACTGGACTCTCGATAATGATTCTGCCGGCTTCGATGGCAGCAGTTATCTGGATATCAGCTCATACGGCGAAAAAAGAGACGCCCTTGTAGAAGGCAGTTCTGAATTTGCAGATGGTGCATGCCCACAGCTCGGCCAGAGCGCTTTAATCCAGAGAAACGATGGATACGCTTATGCCGGCGGCTGGAACCCG is a window encoding:
- a CDS encoding LamG-like jellyroll fold domain-containing protein is translated as MKKNFGFLILMFTFCLSASAADSWTFVGWADPHYEAADLTGNNPAGTPAAEGYPDATEGYNGTTDLVEQHIADRISQMAAQNPELLIVAGDLASYRFDADWARNAFAPNGTYEDTIINAGEIYNNQWYYRFASQIPLVLAAVGDHEIGDNNWGVGKSISYLVDDFRLSFAQAFNIDDSGIFRFDDPIGSVNSRPIGTPYQNTSYAKQVRNALFISVDVFRQDSPDKQLSILSGSVTADVSGAHLNWFQNVLNAAQNDSTIDHVFVFGHTPILEPVRKHASSGMMFDNREDSDFWAAMRSSSKVRAYFAGEVHTETASIDAQSGILQIVHKGYLKADVYEDKVEFTNYRFQNTGAGYTEKYWSRNSIASFNKVASPEVMNGSLIADYSGVYPEFNDSGILELVDRKGLVVHYSFEDEFSSRIINHGSLKTEFYGGVKMGSGFGEGVLGKAGTFDGEGYLTTKNGISPITCSEARTVSAWIKTVNSEQMTIAGWGGAKGGVQGKFNFDLVNGEIGLSGENSQTRAAGSPNLADGKWHHAAVAFPGRSAGKEKLKDLIFFVDGQRYPAESNSDDLLVTDPGSNRLYVGRAARDHGPNFEGSIDDFAIWGSQLSDAKIKSLSHAGESETLGYNASQMEKLFDLFNRKSGSVFIKGRRWQCVSGLSGAPGELVTSSGEPAFVFDQQGNGVLGEITDMITILQQPENTAGIEGKEISLSVSASGAEPIEYQWFHTQDSTPSQDDTAKGSGSALELSLNEQTEGYYYCKLQNPEGTAYTNTVSVRLTHKMAHWTLDNDSAGFDGSSYLDISSYGEKRDALVEGSSEFADGACPQLGQSALIQRNDGYAYAGGWNPLETTGKFTMTLWLKWKQNLGNWQVVTGKKDTDGELFRLSIKPDESLLNLGKSSGAKVFAPGPLPEGEWVFAAFSIDSTTSQSTGSIYMITEDEGLRKSYSETSLGEKTDAAFGVGSVKASSSFNGWLDDVRVYDAVLDEEDITTIYYQSCGKTVCNPGSLSFDTSGPNGEPDCVVNLYDFASLCFSWMECTLLPAHECIE